In Candidatus Binatia bacterium, one DNA window encodes the following:
- a CDS encoding glutamine--tRNA ligase/YqeY domain fusion protein, with protein sequence MSENEKTVGNFIRTIVEEDLASGKHARVVTRFPPEPNGYLHIGHAKAIVINFGMAEDHPPGVCHLRFDDTNPEKEGTEFVEAIQRDVQWLGYDWGENLYFASDYFERFYAAACELIEKGLAYVDHQTAEEIRANRGTMTEPGVNSPYRDRTPEENLDLFARMRAGEFEEGTCILRAKIDMASGNFNLRDPSLYRIRKASHHRTGDDWCIYPMYDFAHPLEDAFEEITHSLCSLEFQDHRPLYDWVVANVSTPAIPRQIEFARLNLAYTVMSKRKLRVLVEDGVVDGWDDPRMPTLSGMRRRGYPAAAVRDFCERIGVAKAVSTVDMGMLEACVRENLNRQAERRLAVLRPIELVVENWPEGQVEYLEAVNNPENPSAGTRQIPFSGRLWIEQDDFRAEAPRKYFRLTPGREVRLRWAYFVTCTGFDTDPDTGAVVRVRCTYDPATRGGDAPDGRKVKGTIHWVSADHAVAAPVSLFDRLFADEAPEQGEWRENLNANSLEVLPDCQLEASVAEIPEGQTVQFERNGYFVKASGIGWLRTVGLRDSWAKVAGRK encoded by the coding sequence ATGAGCGAGAACGAAAAGACGGTCGGCAATTTTATCCGGACGATCGTCGAGGAGGATCTGGCCTCGGGCAAGCATGCTCGGGTGGTGACCCGTTTTCCGCCCGAGCCCAACGGCTACCTCCATATCGGTCATGCCAAGGCGATCGTGATCAATTTCGGCATGGCCGAAGACCATCCGCCGGGTGTCTGCCATCTTCGGTTTGATGACACCAACCCCGAAAAGGAAGGCACCGAATTCGTAGAGGCCATCCAGCGCGATGTGCAATGGCTGGGCTACGATTGGGGCGAAAACCTCTATTTCGCCTCCGACTATTTCGAGCGCTTCTATGCGGCGGCCTGCGAGTTGATCGAAAAAGGTCTGGCCTACGTGGACCACCAGACAGCCGAGGAGATCCGGGCCAATCGCGGGACGATGACCGAACCTGGCGTGAACTCTCCCTATCGCGACCGCACGCCGGAGGAGAACCTCGACCTCTTTGCCCGCATGCGGGCCGGTGAATTCGAGGAAGGCACCTGCATCCTGCGCGCCAAGATCGATATGGCGTCGGGGAATTTCAATCTGCGTGACCCCTCGCTCTACCGCATCCGCAAGGCAAGCCACCATCGCACCGGGGACGATTGGTGCATCTATCCGATGTATGATTTCGCCCATCCCCTCGAGGATGCGTTCGAGGAGATCACCCATTCCCTGTGCTCTCTGGAATTCCAGGACCACCGGCCGCTTTATGATTGGGTGGTGGCCAACGTGAGCACACCGGCGATCCCGCGGCAGATCGAATTTGCCCGGCTGAATCTGGCCTACACCGTGATGAGCAAGCGCAAATTGCGCGTCCTGGTCGAAGACGGCGTGGTCGACGGTTGGGATGACCCGCGCATGCCGACGTTGTCCGGCATGCGACGGCGTGGCTATCCGGCCGCGGCCGTGCGCGACTTCTGCGAGCGGATCGGGGTTGCCAAGGCCGTCAGCACGGTGGATATGGGCATGCTCGAGGCGTGCGTGCGCGAGAATCTGAACCGGCAAGCCGAACGCCGGCTTGCGGTGCTGCGCCCGATTGAGTTGGTGGTCGAGAATTGGCCCGAAGGCCAGGTGGAATATCTAGAGGCGGTCAATAACCCCGAGAATCCGTCGGCCGGGACCCGACAGATTCCGTTCTCGGGACGTTTGTGGATCGAACAGGATGATTTTCGGGCCGAGGCGCCGCGGAAATACTTCCGCCTGACGCCGGGACGCGAGGTGCGGTTGCGGTGGGCGTATTTCGTGACCTGTACGGGCTTTGATACCGACCCGGATACGGGCGCGGTGGTGCGTGTCCGGTGCACTTACGACCCGGCCACCCGTGGTGGGGACGCGCCGGACGGCCGCAAGGTTAAAGGGACGATCCACTGGGTGTCGGCCGATCATGCGGTGGCCGCACCGGTCTCTCTTTTTGATCGACTCTTTGCGGATGAGGCCCCCGAGCAAGGTGAGTGGCGTGAGAACCTCAACGCGAATTCGCTGGAGGTGCTGCCCGACTGCCAACTTGAAGCCTCGGTGGCCGAAATCCCCGAGGGGCAAACTGTCCAGTTCGAGCGCAACGGGTATTTTGTGAAGGCCTCCGGTATCGGCTGGCTGCGCACCGTTGGCTTGCGCGATAGCTGGGCCAAGGTTGCCGGGCGCAAATAA
- a CDS encoding crotonase/enoyl-CoA hydratase family protein — translation MADSALLKERDGHLLILTLNRPEKKNPFNPEILCKLCDAYDEIDADDDIRCAILTGAGGNFSAGADLDQLVGRMMSGEPAENEFEQRCRDNPAIMMSGFLKDRYPTKPLIAAIEGACYAGGTEILQGIDIRIAGESAKIAISEVKRGLFPMAGSTVRLRRQISFTHAAELLLVGEPLTAAKALEIGLIGHVVPDGQALAKAREIAAKICENGPLAVKNIKRSIIETEFLPEAEAYKREMELGMEVMSSKDAREGPRAFLEKRKP, via the coding sequence ATGGCTGACTCTGCATTGCTCAAAGAACGCGACGGACACCTTCTGATTCTCACCCTCAACCGGCCCGAGAAAAAGAATCCGTTCAACCCCGAAATTCTCTGCAAGCTCTGTGATGCTTACGACGAGATCGATGCCGACGATGATATTCGTTGCGCCATCCTGACCGGTGCGGGCGGAAACTTCTCGGCCGGCGCCGATCTGGACCAACTCGTCGGACGCATGATGAGCGGCGAGCCTGCCGAAAATGAATTCGAGCAACGTTGTCGCGACAACCCGGCGATCATGATGAGCGGCTTTCTGAAAGACCGCTATCCCACCAAGCCGCTGATCGCGGCCATCGAGGGTGCCTGCTACGCCGGGGGCACCGAGATCCTGCAGGGCATCGATATCCGGATCGCCGGCGAAAGTGCCAAAATCGCCATCTCGGAGGTCAAACGCGGCCTGTTCCCGATGGCCGGATCCACAGTCCGCCTGCGCCGCCAGATCAGCTTCACCCATGCGGCCGAATTGCTACTGGTCGGCGAGCCTCTAACGGCAGCCAAGGCACTCGAGATCGGCCTGATCGGCCACGTCGTGCCCGACGGCCAGGCTCTGGCCAAGGCGCGCGAGATCGCTGCCAAGATCTGCGAGAACGGCCCGCTGGCGGTCAAGAACATCAAACGCTCGATCATCGAGACCGAGTTCCTGCCCGAGGCCGAGGCCTACAAGCGCGAGATGGAACTCGGCATGGAAGTCATGTCGAGCAAGGATGCTCGCGAAGGTCCGCGGGCTTTCCTCGAAAAACGCAAGCC